From Acidimicrobiales bacterium:
AGCCCGAGCCGCTCCAGGGCCCAGTAGTACGGGCCCATCGGGAACAGGTAGCCGATGTTCTGGTGGGTGACGGTGCCGAGCCCGGTGTTCGGGTCCCACATCGCCCACGCCCGGGACAGCAGCTTGGCCGGGTCCAGGTACAGGTACTGCTTGGTGTCGGCCCCGACCCGGCCCGGCTTGGTCAGCAGCAGGGGGACGGTGACGAGCACCAGCAGCCCGAGGTGGGCGGCGACGGACACCCGCCGGTCGGTCCACCGCGACCGGCCGGGGCGGGCGTCGGAGGGGCGGGGCGCCGGCGGGGGCGGCCGGTCGTGGACGTCGACCAGGGACCGGCTCATCCGGGCCGGTGGCGGCCCCGGGCGTGGCGGTGGGCCTCCTCGGCCAGGGCCTCGAGCGTGCCGCGGGCGGTGGCCTCCCAGGTGAAGCGGCGGGCGTGGGCCAGCGCGCCCTCCTGGAGGCGGCGGCGGAGGTCGGCGTCGCCGAGCACCCGGTCGAGGGCGGCGACGATGCCGGGCAGGTCGCCGGCCAGCAGCCCGCTGCGGCCCTCGTCCACGGCGTCCTCGTGGCCGGCGATGCGGGTGACGACGCTCGGGGTGCCGCACGCCGCCGCCTCGGTCAGGGTCATCCCCCAGCCCTCGCGGGCCGACGTGCTGGCCAGCACCCACGCCGACCGGTAGAGGTCGATCAGCGCGGCGTCGTCCACCCGGCCGGCCAGCGCGATCCAGCCGTCGGCGTCGTTGGCCGCGATCTGCTCCCGCAGCGCGCCCCGCTCGTAGCCGTCGCCCACGATCACGGCGCGCAGGTCGGGGTGGCGGGGCTTCAGGGCGACGAGGGCGTCGACCAGCAGGTGGAAGCGCTTGACGGCGACGAGGCGGCCCACGGCGACGACCAGCGGCCGGGGCGACCGGGTGCCGCCGGGGGAGAAGCGGGGGTCGATGCCGGGGTGCACGACGCTCACCCG
This genomic window contains:
- a CDS encoding glycosyltransferase family 4 protein, with amino-acid sequence MTDTFTTGHGADHPDQAAVAKLGDIAASAGLRRVHMLAWRDLADVEAGGSEIHAAAIAKLWAAAGIEVTMRTSYAQGHLPTEVRDGYKVVRRAGRYLIFPRAALAELRGAMGPRDGLVEIWNGMPFFSPLWAAGPRITFLHHVHAEMWQMALPPNLAKVGDLIERRLAPPLYRRTRVVTLSESSKRELVEQLGFRPERVSVVHPGIDPRFSPGGTRSPRPLVVAVGRLVAVKRFHLLVDALVALKPRHPDLRAVIVGDGYERGALREQIAANDADGWIALAGRVDDAALIDLYRSAWVLASTSAREGWGMTLTEAAACGTPSVVTRIAGHEDAVDEGRSGLLAGDLPGIVAALDRVLGDADLRRRLQEGALAHARRFTWEATARGTLEALAEEAHRHARGRHRPG